Below is a window of Salvelinus alpinus chromosome 5, SLU_Salpinus.1, whole genome shotgun sequence DNA.
GGAGGTATAGttacattttcaaatgtattcCTGGACAGATGGTCATTCTTCAGTATAAAGGGGGAATTTCACTGACGAacatgctctctgtctctctgtctctctctctctctctgtctctgtctctgtctctgtctctgtctctgtctctttctctctgtctctctctctttctctctctgttcagaTTGAGGATCTGAAGATAAAACTACAAGACCTGAATGGTAAGTTCCGGAAGCCCGTCCTGAAGAAAGTACGCATGTCTGCTGACGCTATGCTCCAGGCTCTGCTGGGCTCCAAACACAAGGTGTCCATGGATCTGAGGTCCAACCTGAAGCAAGTCAAGAAGGAGGTCAAGGAGGAGGTGAGTGTTGTTCTGGACATAAGAACATCATTATAGTTTAGTTTAATAATGTTACTATAGGAGGAGGTGAGTGTTGTTCTGGACATAAGAACAGGAGGTCAAGGAGGAGGTAGGGTTGCTTTTGTTTTACTGAGTAGGGTTAGAGTGTGTCCAAGAGGCCCCATGCTAGATAGACTGACCCTCTCCCTTCTGGAACTCCACAGGTGAAAGATGCAGCTGACTGGCGTAAGAACATTGAGGACAAAGCTGGCATGGATGGTAGAAAGAAGATGTTTGAGTCCGACCCTTAAACAAGCCCCCCAATATCCTCCATTTTAATCTACTGCCCTGTATGATACATTCTCCTCCTGTCATTCCTTTTTACTCTACTCTGTCTAATAAAAGAAAATACTTCAatattttgttatttattttttataatgaaGGAAATGGCCAAATTATAAAATGTGTGCATGCGTGACTGTGAGTCagaggaggctcctcagaggaggaagtggaggaccatcctcctcagtgaatttcataaaaataaaaattgcgAAACATTAAAAATgctatcctttttagataaaactatacgaaatatattcacgtcacta
It encodes the following:
- the LOC139575504 gene encoding troponin I, fast skeletal muscle-like; its protein translation is MSDKKMSSSRRQHLKSLMLQIAQGFIEAEAIQAEEDKNRYMDENVPSLSVPGSMQELQDLCKKLHQQIDAVDEQRYDTQSKVAKSDKEIEDLKIKLQDLNGKFRKPVLKKVRMSADAMLQALLGSKHKVSMDLRSNLKQVKKEVKEEVKDAADWRKNIEDKAGMDGRKKMFESDP